Genomic DNA from Paenibacillus donghaensis:
GCTGCCGCCTGCACAACCTTGTCCCGATTGATCCATTCCAACTGCGACAATTCATCCGTCCGCTGAAGTCCAATCTGCGAAATATTCAAAAAGGCAAACACCTTCGTAACAGCTCTGGCAGTCTCAGCGTAAAAAGCCCCGATTCGCTCCGAACCGCAGCTTCCCGCATCGACAAGGGTAGTTACGCCATGCTTCACACCGATTTCATCAATCTCATCCCCATAGGGATGAAGTTCCGGCACGGCATGAACATGCAGATCAATCCACCCACTGGATACATACCATCCGGAGCCATCCAGCTCCGTCACCCCTTCAGCGTGTCCTGCTGGCGCAATATCAGTGATGATACCTTCCTGAACGGCAATATCGACGGTCTGCCCGTTCATAAGCTGCAAATTGCGCAGCACAGTCGCTGTGCCCACTCTTCCCATCTCCTTCTCTATACTGAAATTGGTAATTAGAAGCTACCAAGTTCATGTTCTATTAATATCTCACAACATCTCAATGATTATAATGTTATAATGTTTTAAACTATAAATCTACCCCTAAAATAATGATCTTGCATCTGTGTGATCCCAAAGAGAACTGTGACTTACCATCCAACATCACTGGAGGGAATACTCTATATGGCAAAACCGGCACACAAGGCATCCTTGCGATCCAGATTCCAGCTCAACTGGAATCATTTCAAATCCAAGCTACTTCTGAAATATGCATTTTCTTATATCCTTATGTTCCTGATTCCACTGAGCGGCGTAACTATTTTTGTATATGAGAATGCCGTTAAGGGGCTGCGCGTGGAGATCGAGCAATCCAATGTCAACCAATTGAATCAGGTGAAGAGCACCATTGATGCACGGATGGTTGAACTACAGGAGATATCCGGCAGAATTGCTTATGACAGGCACCTCACCCCTTACATGGTACGGCACCCTTATTACGGACTCGAAGCTATTCAGGCTCTCGCCAACTACAAAGCCAGCAGCAGCATCGTAGAGGATCTGTTTCTGTATTTCCACGATGACTCCAGCATCTATTCCTACCGTGGCCTCGCCGACCTTAGCGTAACCTTCGACACCTTATACCAGTTCGAGCATTGGTCTCCTGAAGAACTGCTGCAGGATCTCAATGAAACGAAGCAGCCCATGATGCGCCCTGCTGAGAATGTAACCGTTAACTCCCGCCGGGACCCTATGCTGGTCTTGCTTGTCCCGATTAAACCCAATGACCCCTTCCCTTACGGAACCGTTGTTTATTTAATGAAGGAATCGAAGCTTACCGGTGTGATGGACTCCATCCTCAGTGACTTCTCAGGGAGCAGCTACATCTTCAACTCCTCTGGTGAGGTTCTTACCGCGAACAGCCACGGCATCCGCCTGCCTCAGGACGAACTTAGCACGTTGTCTTCATTGGAGCCGGGTATTCATAATCTGGTGCTGGACGGTGAACGGCATTCGGTCGTCTCTGTCCAGTCCGAGCAGAATGGCTGGACCTATGTAACCACCATGCCAAGCTTCCAGTTCTTCAGCCGTGTCGCCCATGTCCAGACCCTGATCCTGCTTGTCTTCTGCATCACAGTGATCACCGGCATCGTAGCCGCTCTGCTGCTTGCCAAACGGCAGTATCACCCGATCCGGGACCTGATGGAATTGGCTAAGCTTAGAGGGAACAGCAATGACGCCCTCAAGACCCGCAACGAGTGGGATTGGATCCGGCAGACCATCCAGGAATACAGCGCCAGAATCGATATGCAGGAGCCGTTCGTCCGCAACCAGTGCATGCTGCTTCTGCTGAAGCACGGCAAGCCGGATGACCCCGAGATTGAGCAGATGATACGCAGTGCGGGATTTGAGCTGTCCGAAGGAAACGGCCTGTATTTCTCCGTCATTCTGTCCTGGGATGATGCCGTTCAAGGCGAAAGCTCCTGGGATGAGCGCCACCTGCTGCAGGAAATGCTCAGCAATGTGAACTTGCCAAGCCTTACGGCCCAGATTTTTGGAGTGGAGTTCTCCGCCCAAGAGCAGTTCGCCTTAATTGTGTCCTTCCCTGCCAGCGGGAACGGGCCGGTTCAACAGCGGATGGAGCAGGTCATCGACGCGGTGCAAGCGGTTATTCAAGAGAATTCCCGGCTCGCTCCCCACATCGGTGTCGGAACCGCCTACCAGGATCTGGCCAAGCTCAACCAGTCCTTCGTCGAAGCGGCTGCCGCCCTGGAGCACCGGGTGATCCGACGCAGCGGCCACGTCACTTATTTCGAACAATTGGCAGAGCTGAATTCACCGGCAACGGGGAGCTTCTGGATTTCCCGCAAATCCATACTCAAGCTGGAGCAGAGCCTTAAGCAGGGCAATGAATCGGTAGCCACCGAGATGATTGCCGACACCATTGATACGATTAAGGATGAGCCGTTGCAGGTACATCTGCTGCGCTGCATCTGCTTTGATCTGCTGAACACGTTCCTGCGGACCGCCTCCGAGCTCGGAATGAACGAAGTGTTCGCCGATCTGCCTGCCTTGACCTCGTTCGAGACGCTTGAAGAATTAGAGAACAGACTGCTGTCCCTGAGTGTACGGATATGCCAGCAGGTCGAACGGAACACAGAGAGCAAGGAGTCTTCACTGATGGAAGACATCGTAATTTATGTCGACCAGCAGTTCGCCGATTACACGCTCAGCCTGGAGCATGTTGCCCTCAAATATTCCATTTCGACCTCATATCTGAGCCGTAGCTTCAAAGAGAAAACCGGCTGCAATTTCTCACAATATATCTGGCAGCGCCGCATGGATGCAGTCATCCGGCTGCTTGAGAATACAAGCGCGCCACTCAAGGAAATTATTGAACAGGTGGGTTACCTGGATGCACCCAATTTCATCCGCAAATTCAAGAAGGAAACCGGCTTGACACCCGGACAATACCGCAAGCAGTATGCGTCAGGCGGCTCCACGGGAAAATAAAATGTAAACGGGCCAGCAGTCAGCCGGCCCGTTTCTTATTGCGGCTCGTTCAGAATATAATCGACCAGCTCGTCCAGCGGAACAGTCGCCAGCGCAATCGCCGTATCTGTCACTCCGTAGTAGATGTACAACAGTCCGTCTTTGACCACATTGCCGGTCGGGAAGACCACATTGGGAATCTGATATCCGAATTTCTCGTAGTAGGTCTCCGGTTCCATAATGAAATGATGCGTCCGTGCAATGATCTTCTCCGGGTTATCCAAGTCCAGCAGCATGGCCCCTACACGGTAGACGATATCTTCATCGACACCGTGATAGAGCACCAGCCAGCCCTTGTCCGTACGCACAGGAGGTGCAGAGCCGCCAATCTTCCGGGACTCCCATGTGGGATTCTCTGCTTTGGCGAGCAGCTTAGGCTGTTCCCAATGGATGAGATCTTCGGAATACGTAATCCACATCGCGGCCTTCTCTGTTCCATAGGCTTCGCCCACGTATTCCTCGGGGCGGCGCAGCAGCACGAATTTGCCGTTGATTTTCTCGGGGAACAGGATATTGTCGCGGTCATTGATGTCCAGGGGCGTGGTATCGGCTACAAACTCCCAGTCCAGCAGATTATCCGATTTCAGAATAGAGGACCGTGTCAGCCAATGTCCCGCTTCTTCCCCCCAGCCATCCGGGTACTCTGGAATCGAACGCTCAGGAATACCGGCTCCGGTCGGATAATAACTCATCGCACACGGCCGCAGCGCGTAATTCAAATAGAAGGTTCCTTCAATTTTGACAATCCTCGGGTCCTGCACACTGCCATAGGGAAACCCTAGCATATCTGGTGTCACCAGCGGTTCCTCCTTGACATGGGTGAAGTTCACGCCATCCTCGCTCACCAGCAGGCCAAGAAAGTTCTTGCAGGGTGTCAGTGAGCCCGCTGTGCGCTCAATCATATAGAATTTGCCATCCTCAATAATAACTGCGGGATTGAATACGGTCACTTTACGCCATTCATAACCTCCCGGGACTACGATGGGGTTGTTCGGATGCCTGGTAATTTTCATGGACTATGCCTCCTGAGCCTGATGTTTATCATGTATTTTAATCGTTTTGACCTCATATGGCCGGAAGGACAGCTTAAGGATTCCATCCTGAGCCTCCAGCGTTCCGGTCTCACCCTCCAGTAAATCCGCCGAACTGGCTCGGATCTCCTCCGCCAGCCAATCTATGGTCGCTGTGCCTCTTCTGCCTGCGGATTCGTATAATCTGATAATGGTCCCGCTGCCGTCCTCTGCGCTTTTGATCGTATCGAGCAGCACATGTTCGCTGCGGAATCCCAGCCATGCATGCGTGTCCGGGTGAATACCCGGATGCGGATGCTGCTGAACGGCCAGTAACGGCTCATTCAGATCCGCAGCTTCCTTCACCACTTGCCCCTTGCCCCAATCCCCGGAATGCGGATACAGGGAATACGTAAAGAAATGTTCGCCACGGTCTGCATTCTTATCCGGCCAGGAAGGCGCCCGCAGCAGGGACAGACGTATCACCCCGTCATGGATATCGTAGCCGTATTTGCAGTCATTCAAGAGACTGACTCCGTAATCATTCTCGGAGAGGTCTGCCCAGCGATGCCCACATACTTCGTACTGCGCCTGCTCCCAGCTTGTATTCCTGTGCGTCGGCCGCTCCAGCGCTCCGAAGGGAATCTCATAAGTGGCTTTGGTTGTAACCACATCCACCGGAAAAGCAACTTTAAGCAGCTTATGCTCTTCGTTCCAAAGCACCCGTGTCCGGAAGTCCACCCGCCGGCCGTGCCTTGGCAGCACGATCTCTTGTTCGATCACGGACGCATTCAGCTGCCAGCGGAATTTCAGGCTGATCAGAACAGACCCCCGGGTAATAACCTGCTTGTCCAGCAGTATCGCGGCTCCGGCCGGCTGCTGTTCATAACGCGAGTCCAGATCCCAAGCGTCCCATAAGGGCGGTGTATCATGAAAAAATTGCAGTTGATTAGCGTTCTGTCCAGCTGGAATCAGCTCACGGTCAGCACTCTTGTCCAACCAGCGGCTGATCTCCCCCTGCTCATTAAACTCCAGAATATAGAAATCCGTCTCCCAGCTGTCCGGGAATGGTGCAGAATCCCTAATCTCGTCCTGCTGTACAAGGTTCCCGGCTGCATCCCGCAGCCAGAAGGTACGGCAGCCAAACGCAGGAATGCCGGAGACCCGGACGGCCAGCGTATACCGCTCTCCGAGCTCATCTGCGGGCCACACCTCACTGTCCAGCAGCCCCGCTTCATCAAAGGCCTTTGCGGATGTCAGACTGTGGTCTCCCTCCAGGTAGATCATCCCTGAGCGCTCCCAGCCCAGACTGTTGAACACTACGTAAGGAGTGCCCTCCCCGTCCGTATGAACCTGCGCCGCCAATGCACTCAGCGATGAATCCAGCACCTGCTGGCCCAGACGGAAGATGTGCCCATATTCTTCTGTGGAGGTTTCATACACTTCCGGAATGGAAGTCCCCGGGATAATATCATGGAACTGATTGAGCAGCAGCAGCTTCCACCCCTCCCGGAGGATGGAATCCGCTTGTCCCGCAGCCCCCTCCCCGCCCGCCAGACGGCTCCAGATCTCAGCTTGGCGGTACAGGACCTCAGCTTTACGGTTGCTGCGCTTATTGCGGGCATGTGTGGTGAAGGTTCCCCGGTGCAGTTCCAGATACAGATCACCGTGCCACTTGGGGAGCTGGGGCTGTTGTTCATCAATGCCGGCAAAAAAATCCGCTGCGGCCGAGAAGCGGCTTGTTGGCTGGCCCGCCGCAAGCCCGGTTCGCCCAATATACTCCACCATTTCGTGTGTGACTCCGCCACCACCGTCGCCATGGCCGTAGAGCAGCATCAACTCATCATGCTGCCCCTTCTGCTCATAGGATTGCCAGTGCTCCTGAACATCCCGGGGATGGGTATGCTCATTTACCCCGTGATTCTGATAAGCCACGATGGACGTACCATCAATGCCTACCCATTGGAACAGCGTATGCGGGAATACGTTGGTATCATTCCAGCCCAGCTTGGTGGTCATGAAATAATCGATTCCGGCCTGTTTAAG
This window encodes:
- a CDS encoding helix-turn-helix domain-containing protein — its product is MAKPAHKASLRSRFQLNWNHFKSKLLLKYAFSYILMFLIPLSGVTIFVYENAVKGLRVEIEQSNVNQLNQVKSTIDARMVELQEISGRIAYDRHLTPYMVRHPYYGLEAIQALANYKASSSIVEDLFLYFHDDSSIYSYRGLADLSVTFDTLYQFEHWSPEELLQDLNETKQPMMRPAENVTVNSRRDPMLVLLVPIKPNDPFPYGTVVYLMKESKLTGVMDSILSDFSGSSYIFNSSGEVLTANSHGIRLPQDELSTLSSLEPGIHNLVLDGERHSVVSVQSEQNGWTYVTTMPSFQFFSRVAHVQTLILLVFCITVITGIVAALLLAKRQYHPIRDLMELAKLRGNSNDALKTRNEWDWIRQTIQEYSARIDMQEPFVRNQCMLLLLKHGKPDDPEIEQMIRSAGFELSEGNGLYFSVILSWDDAVQGESSWDERHLLQEMLSNVNLPSLTAQIFGVEFSAQEQFALIVSFPASGNGPVQQRMEQVIDAVQAVIQENSRLAPHIGVGTAYQDLAKLNQSFVEAAAALEHRVIRRSGHVTYFEQLAELNSPATGSFWISRKSILKLEQSLKQGNESVATEMIADTIDTIKDEPLQVHLLRCICFDLLNTFLRTASELGMNEVFADLPALTSFETLEELENRLLSLSVRICQQVERNTESKESSLMEDIVIYVDQQFADYTLSLEHVALKYSISTSYLSRSFKEKTGCNFSQYIWQRRMDAVIRLLENTSAPLKEIIEQVGYLDAPNFIRKFKKETGLTPGQYRKQYASGGSTGK
- a CDS encoding glycosidase, which produces MKITRHPNNPIVVPGGYEWRKVTVFNPAVIIEDGKFYMIERTAGSLTPCKNFLGLLVSEDGVNFTHVKEEPLVTPDMLGFPYGSVQDPRIVKIEGTFYLNYALRPCAMSYYPTGAGIPERSIPEYPDGWGEEAGHWLTRSSILKSDNLLDWEFVADTTPLDINDRDNILFPEKINGKFVLLRRPEEYVGEAYGTEKAAMWITYSEDLIHWEQPKLLAKAENPTWESRKIGGSAPPVRTDKGWLVLYHGVDEDIVYRVGAMLLDLDNPEKIIARTHHFIMEPETYYEKFGYQIPNVVFPTGNVVKDGLLYIYYGVTDTAIALATVPLDELVDYILNEPQ
- a CDS encoding alpha-mannosidase, with the translated sequence MKRMERFIDWLAKRQWTEVIELRQWQLRKSRYITPGVYEYETEGWENREVDRLDGGHGTTYFLHQEIIVPQEWQAEEAALLYHGRGEGLLRIDGRSYHGLDRNHWFIPLPAGSAGKSLTLDIELYDPVPEPEDPLNRQANIQAPVQGISLSLAGVNQPVYSLLHTVKIAHEAAVLLPVDDMRRLRMELALAQTMDLLYMEPARLAAEGAVRQAERGLQQAVSAEKPPGQQNGTMHMVGQSHIDIAWLWPVRETVRKVSRTFSTVCTLMDKYPDFRYSQSQPQLYAFAKEYDPQLYARIQARVAEGRWELVGGMWVEPDLNLPGGESLVRQMLYGQGFYEQEFGKRSRIEWLPDTFGYCASLPQLLKQAGIDYFMTTKLGWNDTNVFPHTLFQWVGIDGTSIVAYQNHGVNEHTHPRDVQEHWQSYEQKGQHDELMLLYGHGDGGGGVTHEMVEYIGRTGLAAGQPTSRFSAAADFFAGIDEQQPQLPKWHGDLYLELHRGTFTTHARNKRSNRKAEVLYRQAEIWSRLAGGEGAAGQADSILREGWKLLLLNQFHDIIPGTSIPEVYETSTEEYGHIFRLGQQVLDSSLSALAAQVHTDGEGTPYVVFNSLGWERSGMIYLEGDHSLTSAKAFDEAGLLDSEVWPADELGERYTLAVRVSGIPAFGCRTFWLRDAAGNLVQQDEIRDSAPFPDSWETDFYILEFNEQGEISRWLDKSADRELIPAGQNANQLQFFHDTPPLWDAWDLDSRYEQQPAGAAILLDKQVITRGSVLISLKFRWQLNASVIEQEIVLPRHGRRVDFRTRVLWNEEHKLLKVAFPVDVVTTKATYEIPFGALERPTHRNTSWEQAQYEVCGHRWADLSENDYGVSLLNDCKYGYDIHDGVIRLSLLRAPSWPDKNADRGEHFFTYSLYPHSGDWGKGQVVKEAADLNEPLLAVQQHPHPGIHPDTHAWLGFRSEHVLLDTIKSAEDGSGTIIRLYESAGRRGTATIDWLAEEIRASSADLLEGETGTLEAQDGILKLSFRPYEVKTIKIHDKHQAQEA